Proteins from a single region of Gordonia hongkongensis:
- a CDS encoding TlyA family RNA methyltransferase, with amino-acid sequence MVARARLDAELVRRGLARSREQARELVDAGSVRVNGTIASKAATGVTRDTPIVVDEGPRDDWASRGAHKLLGALEAFEPGGLTVEGRRCLDAGASTGGFTDVLLRRGAREVVAADVGYGQLIWRLQNDERVVVHDRTNVRHLEPGSIGGPVDVVVADLSFISLGLVLPALARCCAPGADLLPMVKPQFEVGKDRVGSGGVVRDPALRAEAVLGVATEAAAHGLRTRGVVASPLPGPSGNVEYFLWLHNELADRTGEESGWSDRVDRADSTDADRPLGSPDELRAMIEQAVAAGPR; translated from the coding sequence ATGGTCGCCAGAGCACGACTCGATGCCGAACTCGTCCGCCGAGGTCTCGCCCGATCGCGCGAACAGGCGCGTGAGCTCGTCGATGCCGGGTCGGTCCGGGTCAACGGGACCATCGCGTCGAAGGCGGCCACCGGGGTCACCCGGGACACCCCGATCGTCGTCGACGAGGGTCCGCGAGACGACTGGGCGTCACGAGGCGCGCACAAGCTCCTCGGTGCGCTCGAGGCGTTCGAGCCGGGTGGCCTGACGGTGGAGGGGCGTCGGTGCCTCGACGCCGGCGCATCGACCGGGGGATTCACCGATGTGCTGCTGCGCCGCGGGGCCCGCGAGGTGGTCGCCGCGGACGTCGGATACGGACAACTCATCTGGCGGTTGCAGAACGACGAGCGCGTCGTGGTCCATGACCGGACGAACGTCCGGCACCTCGAGCCCGGGTCCATCGGCGGCCCGGTCGACGTCGTGGTCGCCGACCTGTCGTTCATCTCGTTGGGCCTGGTGCTGCCCGCGCTGGCCCGTTGTTGCGCGCCGGGCGCCGACCTGCTGCCGATGGTCAAACCGCAGTTCGAGGTCGGCAAGGACCGGGTCGGATCGGGCGGCGTGGTCCGCGATCCCGCGCTACGCGCCGAGGCGGTACTCGGAGTCGCGACCGAGGCCGCCGCGCACGGACTGCGGACGCGCGGTGTGGTGGCGAGCCCGCTGCCCGGGCCGTCGGGGAACGTCGAGTACTTCCTGTGGTTGCACAACGAGCTCGCCGACCGGACGGGCGAGGAGTCGGGGTGGAGCGATAGGGTCGACCGGGCGGACTCGACCGACGCGGATCGCCCCCTCGGGTCCCCGGACGAACTACGGGCCATGATCGAACAGGCGGTCGCCGCGGGACCGCGCTGA
- a CDS encoding HAD-IIA family hydrolase, whose product MSDRDRPRRDGRGQRDTRGQRDGGRGGRNDRPGRDRGSDRGSRQPGPPLPEDIAASDLDPEVRRDLLTLDKANAEIVARHLVMVSRILLEDPVQALEHARAARARASRVGVVRETVGIAAYNAGEWQESATELRAAKRITGNPALLPLIADCERGLGRPERAVEIARGDEGRSLTGDDATEMRIVEAGARMDLGEPEKAVVTLQAENLKPGQLGTGPARLFYAYASALEAAGRRDDAITWFMNAAAADVDDVTDAEFRLTELANDDQPSESVGVNGAAPGELDNPLSVPAVERDIDSDADPIAPASAPAPDVTPAIDSPAASDAIENDTIEAVPGTADLSKTSNSVAVSAVAEEEGDAGDDVIAESTIVEGVPNPLATLDESSGTESAAEPAITSPSDSVTLVDRHDALLLDLDGTVFAGHHALPNALDALARLNIPRFFVTNNASRRPSEVAAHLRKLGFEATDDLVVTSAQSGARLLSEHLEPGSRALVIGTDGLAQEVREVGVGVTRSADDRPAAVIQGHSPDTGWAQLSEAALAIRAGALWIATNIDATLPSERGLLVGNGSMVAALRNATGKEPLVAGKPAAPLMADAIARARASAPLVVGDRLDTDIEGGHAVGIESALVLTGVSTVDDLLSAPPEQRPTYVLDDLAGLFVDIDAVRVSDQPGWDITVEGPTVRVAGSGAEAGLVPALAAATWAAVDAGSADPDDLRVIAEGAARTKLESLGVTVVG is encoded by the coding sequence ATGAGTGATCGTGATCGTCCGCGCCGCGACGGGCGCGGCCAGCGGGACACACGTGGACAGCGGGATGGCGGTCGAGGTGGCCGGAATGATCGTCCGGGGCGTGACCGCGGATCTGATCGCGGCAGCCGGCAGCCCGGGCCACCGCTACCCGAGGACATCGCGGCGTCGGATCTCGATCCCGAGGTGCGCCGTGATCTGCTGACGCTCGACAAGGCCAACGCCGAGATCGTCGCGCGGCACCTGGTGATGGTGTCGCGCATCCTGCTCGAGGATCCCGTCCAGGCGCTGGAACATGCACGTGCCGCTCGCGCTCGCGCTTCCCGGGTCGGCGTCGTTCGCGAGACCGTCGGCATCGCTGCCTACAACGCGGGCGAGTGGCAGGAGTCGGCGACCGAACTCCGCGCAGCCAAGCGCATCACCGGCAACCCGGCCCTGTTGCCGCTCATCGCCGACTGCGAACGCGGACTCGGGCGCCCTGAGCGTGCCGTCGAGATCGCGCGCGGTGACGAGGGACGGTCACTGACCGGCGACGATGCCACCGAGATGCGGATCGTCGAAGCCGGTGCCCGCATGGACCTCGGTGAACCGGAGAAGGCGGTCGTGACGCTGCAGGCCGAGAACCTCAAGCCCGGGCAGCTCGGTACCGGACCGGCCCGTCTCTTCTACGCCTATGCGTCTGCCCTGGAAGCTGCCGGTCGTCGCGACGACGCGATCACCTGGTTCATGAACGCGGCGGCCGCCGACGTCGATGATGTCACCGATGCCGAGTTCCGGTTGACCGAGCTGGCCAACGACGACCAGCCGTCCGAGAGTGTGGGAGTGAACGGCGCTGCGCCAGGCGAGCTCGACAACCCGCTGTCGGTGCCGGCTGTCGAGCGGGACATCGACTCCGATGCGGACCCGATCGCGCCCGCCTCAGCGCCTGCGCCCGATGTCACTCCCGCAATCGATTCACCTGCTGCGTCCGATGCCATCGAGAACGACACCATCGAGGCCGTTCCGGGTACGGCCGACCTGTCGAAGACCTCGAATTCGGTGGCGGTGTCCGCCGTTGCCGAGGAAGAGGGAGATGCCGGCGATGACGTGATCGCCGAGTCGACCATCGTGGAAGGGGTGCCCAATCCCCTCGCCACCCTGGACGAGTCGTCGGGAACCGAGTCTGCGGCCGAACCCGCCATCACATCGCCGTCCGATTCCGTGACCCTTGTCGATCGTCACGACGCACTACTCCTCGACCTGGACGGCACCGTGTTCGCCGGGCATCACGCGCTGCCGAATGCGCTCGATGCCCTCGCCCGGCTGAACATCCCGCGGTTCTTCGTGACCAACAACGCGAGCCGGCGGCCGTCCGAGGTGGCCGCGCACCTGCGTAAGCTGGGGTTCGAGGCGACCGACGACCTCGTCGTCACGAGTGCACAGTCGGGCGCGCGGCTGCTGTCCGAACATCTCGAGCCGGGTTCGCGTGCACTGGTGATCGGTACCGACGGACTCGCGCAAGAAGTCCGCGAAGTCGGTGTCGGGGTGACGCGTAGTGCCGACGACCGACCGGCCGCGGTGATCCAGGGCCACTCGCCGGACACCGGTTGGGCGCAACTGTCGGAGGCGGCGCTCGCGATCCGGGCCGGCGCGCTGTGGATCGCGACGAACATCGACGCCACCCTGCCGTCCGAGCGGGGCCTGCTCGTGGGGAACGGTTCGATGGTCGCCGCGCTGCGTAACGCGACGGGCAAGGAGCCCCTGGTGGCGGGCAAGCCCGCCGCGCCGTTGATGGCCGACGCGATCGCGCGTGCTCGGGCGAGCGCTCCGCTCGTCGTCGGGGACCGGTTGGACACCGACATCGAGGGCGGCCATGCCGTCGGTATCGAGAGCGCCCTGGTACTGACCGGTGTGAGCACGGTCGACGATCTGCTGTCGGCGCCCCCGGAGCAGCGACCCACCTACGTTCTCGACGACCTCGCCGGCCTTTTCGTCGACATCGACGCCGTGCGGGTGTCCGACCAGCCCGGTTGGGACATCACCGTCGAGGGTCCGACCGTGCGGGTCGCCGGTTCCGGCGCGGAGGCGGGACTGGTGCCCGCGCTCGCCGCCGCCACCTGGGCCGCAGTCGATGCCGGGTCCGCGGATCCGGACGACTTGCGGGTGATCGCGGAGGGAGCCGCGAGGACCAAGCTCGAATCCCTCGGTGTCACAGTCGTCGGCTAG